The Prevotella melaninogenica genome has a segment encoding these proteins:
- a CDS encoding DUF4468 domain-containing protein, which produces MKKFLIFLFMCLPMMAAAQTTLTPEQKLEQAQRQLEEAKAALEQAKANAAKAKAEAEARAKKEAEDKAKAKDIEKKIADMKAEAERLSREAEALSEAANKAQTTTAAPATKAATTTTKAVSNASADAWVVPTTPATAAARANKNVSTDNKASKDLYLQKGIIPEVDGQVVWTETFNVPGATADELYDKAFAYLTELTQGDNQLSGSKVALVNKGEHSIVATIREKLIFSSSFLSLDYTQFNYVLQATCRDGQATLTMNRLTYRYDVQGNVSDLSAEQWITDKYAVNKKQTRLLPVSGKFRRATVDRKNSIFEGFAQALK; this is translated from the coding sequence ATGAAGAAATTTTTGATATTCTTGTTTATGTGCCTTCCAATGATGGCTGCGGCACAGACTACGCTGACTCCAGAACAGAAGTTGGAACAGGCACAACGACAGTTAGAGGAGGCTAAGGCTGCCTTGGAACAGGCGAAGGCAAACGCTGCAAAAGCGAAGGCTGAGGCTGAAGCAAGAGCCAAGAAAGAAGCTGAGGATAAGGCGAAAGCAAAGGATATAGAAAAGAAGATTGCTGATATGAAGGCTGAGGCTGAACGATTGTCACGTGAGGCTGAGGCACTCAGTGAGGCTGCTAATAAAGCTCAGACGACTACGGCAGCACCTGCAACAAAGGCTGCGACAACCACTACAAAGGCTGTTAGCAACGCTTCAGCAGATGCGTGGGTTGTTCCAACAACGCCAGCTACTGCTGCTGCACGGGCTAATAAGAACGTGAGTACAGACAATAAAGCAAGCAAAGACCTTTATCTTCAGAAGGGTATCATACCAGAGGTGGACGGTCAGGTGGTATGGACTGAAACGTTCAATGTACCAGGAGCAACTGCTGACGAACTCTATGACAAGGCTTTTGCTTATCTTACCGAACTCACACAGGGCGACAATCAGTTGAGTGGTAGTAAGGTTGCCTTGGTGAACAAGGGCGAGCATAGTATTGTGGCAACCATACGTGAGAAGTTGATTTTCTCATCTTCGTTCCTCTCATTAGACTATACGCAGTTTAACTATGTGCTTCAAGCAACTTGTCGTGATGGACAGGCAACGTTGACAATGAACCGTTTGACTTATCGTTATGATGTCCAAGGTAATGTTTCTGACCTATCGGCAGAGCAGTGGATTACAGATAAGTATGCTGTCAATAAGAAGCAGACTCGTCTCTTGCCAGTATCTGGTAAGTTCCGTCGTGCTACTGTTGACCGTAAGAATAGTATCTTTGAAGGCTTTGCGCAGGCATTGAAGTAA
- a CDS encoding DNA-directed RNA polymerase subunit omega, with protein MDYKKSKAPSNTVTRDVQELWKDTGNIYESVAIIAKRANQISVEIKQDLSKKLAEFASYNDSLDEVFENREQIEISRYYEKLPKPTLLATQEFIDGDVYWRDPSKDALNEEED; from the coding sequence ATGGATTACAAGAAGTCAAAAGCACCGTCAAATACGGTAACCCGAGATGTTCAGGAACTTTGGAAAGATACTGGTAACATCTATGAGAGTGTTGCTATCATAGCAAAGAGAGCAAACCAAATCTCGGTTGAAATTAAGCAGGACTTGAGTAAGAAACTTGCTGAGTTTGCTTCTTATAACGATTCTCTTGACGAGGTATTCGAGAACCGTGAGCAGATTGAGATTAGCCGTTACTACGAGAAACTACCTAAGCCAACATTGTTAGCTACTCAGGAGTTCATCGATGGTGACGTTTATTGGCGCGATCCTTCTAAGGATGCTCTGAACGAGGAAGAAGATTAA
- a CDS encoding outer membrane protein assembly factor BamD — protein sequence MKKRILIGICAVLLLTSCAHEYNQVYKTTNNDYKYEFAKECFAKGKYGFAVPLLQDLVTIEKGTDNAQECLYMLAMAEYCLKDYQAASETFKKYYQTYPRGQYAEMASFYIGQSLFEGTPEPRLDQTPTVAAIAAFQEYLDIFPNGKMKGTAQQRLFALQDKLVRKEYLNAKLYYNLGSYFGNCTSGGNNYEACIITAQNALNDYPYSDLRENFAILVMKSKFELAQMSVEEKKVQRFQDAEDECYGFINEYPDSKERKTAEDYIKKCKQITKD from the coding sequence ATGAAGAAAAGAATTCTCATTGGCATTTGCGCTGTTTTGCTATTGACAAGTTGCGCACACGAATATAATCAAGTTTACAAGACAACTAACAACGATTATAAATACGAATTTGCAAAGGAATGCTTTGCAAAGGGAAAGTATGGCTTTGCTGTGCCCCTTTTGCAAGACCTTGTGACAATCGAGAAAGGTACTGATAACGCACAGGAATGTCTCTATATGCTCGCTATGGCGGAGTATTGTTTGAAGGATTATCAAGCTGCTTCAGAGACATTCAAGAAGTATTACCAGACTTATCCACGTGGTCAGTATGCTGAAATGGCATCCTTCTACATTGGGCAGAGCCTCTTTGAAGGAACCCCTGAGCCACGTCTTGACCAGACTCCTACCGTTGCAGCCATCGCAGCTTTCCAAGAGTATTTGGACATCTTCCCTAATGGTAAGATGAAAGGTACAGCCCAGCAGCGACTCTTTGCATTGCAGGATAAGCTTGTCCGCAAGGAGTATCTCAACGCAAAGTTATATTATAACCTTGGCTCTTACTTTGGTAACTGCACCAGTGGTGGTAATAACTATGAGGCTTGTATCATCACCGCACAGAATGCTTTGAATGATTATCCTTATAGCGACTTACGCGAGAACTTCGCTATCCTTGTTATGAAGAGTAAGTTTGAATTAGCTCAAATGAGTGTTGAGGAGAAGAAGGTACAACGTTTCCAGGATGCAGAAGACGAGTGCTACGGATTTATCAACGAGTACCCAGATTCAAAGGAACGCAAAACAGCTGAGGATTACATCAAGAAGTGTAAGCAAATTACAAAAGATTAA
- a CDS encoding HD domain-containing protein yields MSQPNLELMNFVERQILPRYNDFGKSHGLGHVQRVIKSSLALAAVTGADVNMVYVIAAYHDLGMAGPRAIHHITSGKILIADVRLRKWFSAEQLKIMKEAVEDHRASSSRVPRSIYGKIVAEADRDLEPEVVFSRAILYGIENYPEKNDEQMWQRFRDHMKEKYSRSGYLKLWIPGSPNAKNLELIRKTIDSEAELRKVFDRIYQQIREQEKNN; encoded by the coding sequence ATGTCCCAGCCCAACCTCGAACTAATGAACTTTGTGGAGCGACAGATACTCCCACGTTATAATGACTTTGGAAAGAGCCATGGACTCGGACACGTGCAGCGTGTCATTAAGAGTTCACTTGCTTTGGCAGCCGTAACGGGTGCCGATGTGAATATGGTATATGTCATTGCTGCCTATCATGACCTTGGTATGGCGGGTCCACGTGCTATTCATCATATCACCAGTGGTAAGATTCTCATAGCCGATGTACGACTCCGAAAATGGTTCTCTGCCGAGCAGTTGAAGATTATGAAGGAGGCTGTCGAAGACCATCGTGCCAGTAGTTCACGCGTACCACGCAGCATCTATGGTAAGATTGTTGCTGAGGCTGACCGTGACCTTGAACCAGAAGTGGTCTTTTCACGTGCCATTCTCTATGGTATTGAGAACTATCCAGAGAAGAATGATGAACAGATGTGGCAGCGTTTCCGCGACCATATGAAAGAGAAATATAGTCGTTCTGGTTATCTGAAACTATGGATTCCAGGCTCGCCGAATGCAAAGAATCTTGAACTAATCCGCAAGACGATTGACAGTGAGGCAGAGCTAAGAAAGGTGTTTGACCGCATCTATCAGCAGATACGTGAACAAGAGAAAAATAACTAA
- a CDS encoding TolC family protein, producing MTTKSKLYHVITILVILMSIVACKTPQATMPKDTLKDSLPALSKDSSVTISPAWREFFQDPMLQRLVETALQNNQDLKITLQELAIARSAVNAKQAALLPSVTANIGVGVSKVGRYTAEGAGNVGTEMTPGHKIPTVIPDLSPSLQVDWTIDLWNKLNSGKKAAVERYLASEAGQRAIKSQLVADVAENYYLLLALDYKLSVMQQYISLQKDAVRIARIQKEADADTQLAVEKFEAELAKAQADEYLLRQSIVETENNLNLLLGRFPQTIQRTKVDFLQLPMPTTAHSLSTQLLLQRPDVIQAEHQLKAAKWDVETARKEFLPSFNISAAIGLNAFNPKYLFKLPESLAFNALGGLTAPLINKKAIQANFAQADALQIEALYNYDKTLLTAFIETSTLQSKISNIKLLQQFKQKQNDALVRAVSAAQKLYLNNRATYLEVIDSERGQLDCKMELIDAKSQQLSTLIEMYSAFF from the coding sequence ATGACGACAAAGAGTAAACTATATCATGTCATTACTATTCTTGTAATCCTTATGAGCATCGTTGCCTGCAAAACACCTCAGGCTACAATGCCCAAAGATACGCTTAAGGACTCTTTACCAGCCTTATCCAAGGATAGTAGCGTAACTATATCTCCTGCATGGCGAGAGTTTTTCCAAGACCCAATGCTTCAGAGACTGGTTGAAACTGCCTTACAAAACAATCAAGATCTTAAGATTACATTGCAGGAACTGGCGATAGCAAGAAGTGCTGTTAATGCTAAACAAGCTGCTCTCCTACCTTCTGTCACAGCAAATATTGGTGTGGGAGTTTCTAAAGTTGGTCGCTACACAGCTGAGGGAGCTGGTAATGTTGGTACGGAGATGACTCCTGGGCATAAGATTCCAACTGTTATTCCAGACCTCTCTCCATCACTACAAGTAGACTGGACCATAGATTTATGGAACAAATTAAATAGTGGTAAAAAAGCTGCTGTAGAACGATATTTGGCTTCTGAAGCTGGACAACGTGCTATCAAAAGTCAGTTAGTGGCAGATGTAGCAGAGAACTATTACCTGTTGTTGGCTCTTGATTACAAGTTATCGGTTATGCAACAATATATCTCGCTACAGAAGGATGCAGTGAGAATCGCTCGTATTCAGAAAGAAGCTGATGCTGATACACAGTTGGCTGTAGAGAAGTTTGAGGCTGAATTGGCTAAAGCACAGGCTGATGAGTACCTTCTACGTCAGTCTATCGTTGAGACGGAGAATAATCTAAACCTTCTGTTAGGTAGATTCCCTCAGACCATACAACGCACAAAGGTTGACTTCTTACAGCTTCCAATGCCTACAACTGCACATTCCTTATCTACTCAACTCCTATTACAACGTCCTGATGTCATACAAGCTGAGCACCAGCTAAAGGCTGCTAAATGGGATGTGGAAACTGCACGTAAAGAGTTCCTTCCTTCATTTAATATCTCTGCGGCTATAGGATTAAATGCTTTTAACCCTAAGTACTTATTTAAACTACCGGAGTCTTTGGCGTTTAATGCCTTAGGTGGACTTACCGCTCCTCTCATCAATAAGAAGGCTATTCAAGCCAACTTCGCTCAGGCTGATGCGTTGCAGATAGAGGCTCTTTATAATTATGACAAAACATTGCTTACTGCTTTTATAGAAACAAGTACGCTGCAATCTAAAATATCCAATATTAAGTTACTCCAACAATTTAAGCAGAAACAGAACGATGCTTTGGTAAGAGCCGTTTCTGCTGCTCAAAAACTATACCTCAATAACAGAGCTACTTATTTAGAGGTGATAGATAGTGAGCGCGGACAGTTAGACTGTAAAATGGAACTTATTGACGCAAAGTCACAACAGCTCTCAACCCTTATAGAAATGTATAGTGCGTTCTTTTAG
- a CDS encoding putative porin — protein sequence MKKLTILFSFFVLVANAAMAQTDGTTPYDDGTFTADGYRNNRNMGRSDSIQSEHKEIPRGLKVWTIDERFGDRKAAVPDTLSYMYMNSNLTYGKRGEYNTLGNLGSPRQNRIFIDRPATSEFFFLDPYDMFIVQPNNFQFTSTLSPITVLSYNTAGNRNNGEDRFKAIFAVNAGKEWGFGFKFDYLYGRGYYSNQSTSHFNYSMWGSYLGERYQAHLLLSLNHQKVAENGGIANDAYITHPESFRDSYSEEEIPTILKQNWNRNDNQHVFFNHRYSLGFFRKVPMTEEEIKAKQFALKSQKAQEAQKDKDKARRRAKAKGEKFDEEAYDKEKRSAGRPDDAVIAGDVSQVKTTADNTNGNERMTVNLEDSTQMADLKKQDALAKDSAQKWMKEEYVPVTSFIHTARFDNYRRTYQAYNTPTDFYAQNYFNYGTAANDTIYDATKHWSLKNTFAVALLEGFNKWAKAGLKAFLSYELRHYALPSMITPSGSTVAFYNGDNTWNQHDISVGGQLLKTLGKTFHYDVSAEAWLAGSRAGQFHVDGHAELGFPLLGDTVQLAATAFFHRSAPSFYMQQYYGKHYMWDNNLNQEIHSRILGEFSLKKTRTKLRVGYDVLKNYTYFGIQNDRVKSGDNYLVQHNDLNVRQSSSPINLLTLQLQKDFRLGIFNWQNVLTFQKSSKAEILPVPTFNAYSNLFIRFKIARVLDVDLGVDGRYFTSYYAPEYIPGIGAFGIQETDASRTKIGNYPHLNAYANFQLQHTRFYVMFTHVNSADGGKYFYTPHYPLNQRVLQFGISWNFFN from the coding sequence ATGAAGAAACTTACTATCTTATTTTCCTTTTTTGTGTTAGTGGCTAATGCTGCTATGGCACAGACAGACGGCACCACTCCGTATGATGATGGTACGTTCACGGCTGATGGTTATAGAAACAATCGTAACATGGGACGTTCGGATTCTATACAAAGTGAGCACAAGGAGATACCACGTGGCTTGAAGGTGTGGACGATTGATGAGCGTTTCGGTGACCGCAAAGCTGCTGTTCCCGATACGTTGTCGTATATGTATATGAATTCTAACCTCACTTATGGAAAGCGAGGGGAGTATAACACCTTGGGAAACTTGGGTTCTCCACGTCAGAATCGTATCTTTATTGATCGTCCTGCTACGTCAGAATTCTTCTTCCTCGACCCGTATGATATGTTTATCGTGCAGCCAAACAACTTCCAGTTTACCTCAACCCTTTCGCCAATCACGGTTCTCTCTTATAATACCGCTGGTAACAGAAACAACGGAGAAGACCGATTTAAGGCAATCTTTGCGGTGAATGCGGGTAAGGAGTGGGGCTTCGGCTTTAAGTTTGATTACCTTTATGGACGTGGATATTATAGCAATCAGAGTACTTCTCACTTCAACTATTCAATGTGGGGAAGCTATTTAGGTGAACGCTATCAGGCACATTTGCTCCTTTCTTTGAATCATCAGAAGGTCGCTGAGAATGGTGGTATTGCCAATGATGCCTATATCACGCATCCAGAATCGTTCCGCGATAGTTATAGCGAGGAGGAAATTCCAACCATATTGAAGCAGAATTGGAATAGAAATGATAATCAACATGTGTTCTTCAACCACCGTTATAGTCTCGGCTTCTTTCGTAAGGTGCCGATGACGGAAGAGGAGATTAAGGCAAAGCAGTTTGCTCTTAAATCTCAGAAAGCACAAGAAGCACAGAAGGATAAAGACAAGGCTCGCCGCCGTGCAAAGGCAAAGGGCGAGAAGTTTGATGAGGAGGCTTACGATAAGGAGAAGCGTTCTGCAGGTCGACCAGATGATGCTGTCATCGCTGGAGATGTGTCACAAGTTAAGACAACAGCGGACAATACTAATGGCAATGAGCGTATGACGGTCAACTTAGAGGACTCTACTCAGATGGCAGATCTCAAGAAGCAGGATGCTCTGGCTAAGGATTCCGCTCAGAAGTGGATGAAGGAAGAGTATGTTCCTGTGACGAGTTTCATTCATACAGCACGCTTTGATAATTATCGTCGTACCTATCAGGCGTACAATACTCCGACTGATTTCTATGCACAGAACTATTTTAACTATGGTACTGCTGCCAATGATACGATTTATGATGCGACAAAGCACTGGTCATTGAAGAATACCTTTGCTGTCGCTTTGCTTGAGGGATTCAACAAATGGGCGAAGGCTGGGCTGAAAGCTTTCCTTTCCTATGAGTTGCGCCATTATGCTCTTCCTTCAATGATAACGCCAAGTGGAAGTACTGTTGCCTTCTATAATGGTGACAATACATGGAATCAACATGATATTTCTGTTGGTGGTCAACTGTTGAAAACACTGGGTAAGACGTTCCATTATGATGTTAGTGCTGAGGCTTGGTTGGCTGGAAGCAGGGCAGGACAGTTCCATGTTGATGGGCATGCCGAGCTTGGTTTCCCACTCTTGGGTGATACCGTTCAATTAGCTGCAACAGCTTTCTTCCATCGCTCTGCCCCATCGTTCTATATGCAGCAGTACTATGGTAAGCATTATATGTGGGATAATAACCTCAATCAAGAGATCCATTCTCGCATCTTGGGCGAGTTCTCTTTGAAGAAAACACGTACCAAACTGCGTGTGGGATATGATGTTCTCAAGAACTATACCTACTTTGGAATACAGAACGACCGTGTGAAAAGCGGTGATAACTACCTTGTTCAGCATAACGACTTGAATGTTCGTCAGTCCAGCAGTCCTATCAACTTGCTGACTTTACAGCTACAAAAAGACTTCCGTTTGGGTATTTTCAATTGGCAAAATGTGCTGACATTCCAGAAGTCAAGTAAGGCAGAAATACTCCCAGTACCGACATTCAACGCTTATAGTAACCTGTTTATACGATTCAAGATAGCACGTGTGTTGGATGTTGACCTTGGTGTTGATGGTCGTTACTTCACAAGTTATTATGCGCCAGAGTATATACCTGGAATCGGTGCTTTTGGTATACAGGAGACCGATGCGAGCCGTACAAAGATTGGTAACTATCCACATCTGAATGCTTATGCTAACTTCCAGTTACAGCATACGCGCTTCTATGTAATGTTCACGCATGTAAATAGTGCTGACGGAGGTAAGTATTTCTATACGCCTCACTATCCATTGAACCAGCGTGTATTGCAGTTTGGTATCAGCTGGAACTTCTTTAACTAA
- a CDS encoding DUF4293 domain-containing protein gives MIQRKQTVFLFLALLMTIACLCLPVGSFEPKGMGAESMLMNLWISDANGGKDFNVWALFAILLVTCPINLFAIFDYHNRKRQARFCTFSMLMIIGWYVVYGVFSQVLMTGFDFHIKFAACLPLVAFILLWLARHSILADEALVRAADRIR, from the coding sequence ATGATACAGAGGAAACAAACTGTATTCCTGTTTCTTGCATTGCTTATGACCATTGCGTGCCTCTGTCTACCTGTAGGTAGCTTTGAACCAAAGGGTATGGGTGCAGAGAGCATGTTAATGAATCTCTGGATAAGTGATGCTAACGGTGGTAAGGACTTTAACGTATGGGCGCTGTTTGCTATTCTTTTAGTAACTTGTCCTATCAACCTCTTCGCCATCTTCGACTATCATAACCGCAAGCGTCAGGCTCGTTTCTGTACGTTCTCCATGTTAATGATTATTGGTTGGTATGTGGTTTATGGTGTGTTTAGCCAAGTATTGATGACTGGTTTCGACTTCCACATAAAGTTTGCAGCCTGTCTTCCGCTCGTAGCTTTCATCCTCTTGTGGCTTGCACGCCACTCTATCCTTGCTGATGAAGCCTTGGTAAGAGCAGCTGACAGAATCAGATAA
- the uvrB gene encoding excinuclease ABC subunit UvrB → MNFKLTSKYKPTGDQPEAIRELTDGLERGDKSQVLLGVTGSGKTFTVANVIANVNKPTLILSHNKTLAAQLYEEMKAFFPDNAVEYYVSYYDYYQPEAYMPVTDTYIEKDLAINDEIDKLRLSAVSSLLSGRKDVIVVSSVSCIYGMGAPIAMKENIISIKKGQVIDRNDFLRRLVDALYMRNDIELQRGNFRVKGDTVDIAMAYNDNVLRITWWDDEVDSIEEVDAVDFHRLATFDAYEIYPANLFVTSKEQTEGAIRQIQDDLVKQVDFFTEIGDNIKAQRIKERVEYDIEMIKELGHCSGIENYSRYFDGREAGMRPYCLLDFFPEDYLMVIDESHVSVPQISAMYGGDRARKKNLVEYGFRLPAAFDNRPLRFEEFHDLIHQIIYVSATPADFELAESEGVVVEQLIRPTGLLDPEIEVRPSENQIDDLMNEIVIRAEKEERVLVTTLTKRMAEELTEYLLNHDIRTAYIHSDVASLDRIKIINDLRAGIYDVLVGVNLLREGLDLPEVSLVAILDADKEGFLRSHRSLTQTAGRAARNVNGKVIMYADNITESMQKTIDETMRRRTKQLKYNEKNNITPTQIIKAIKGTLPVGGESNLTAQTASIGRNVGQAYVEPNNGILFAADPIVAKMSKAQLEKSIANTTVLMKQAAKDLDFLQAAQYRDEIIRLQKELEGK, encoded by the coding sequence ATGAACTTCAAATTAACATCGAAATATAAACCGACGGGCGACCAGCCAGAGGCAATCAGAGAACTTACAGACGGACTGGAGCGTGGCGATAAGAGTCAGGTACTCTTGGGTGTGACGGGTTCGGGTAAGACGTTTACAGTTGCGAACGTGATTGCCAATGTCAATAAACCCACACTTATCTTGTCGCATAACAAGACTTTGGCTGCACAGCTTTATGAGGAGATGAAGGCTTTCTTCCCTGATAACGCCGTGGAGTATTATGTCTCTTATTATGACTATTATCAGCCAGAGGCTTACATGCCTGTGACGGATACCTATATTGAGAAAGATCTTGCGATTAATGACGAGATTGATAAGTTGCGTTTGTCTGCTGTATCTTCTTTGTTATCAGGTCGTAAGGATGTTATTGTCGTGTCTTCCGTTTCGTGTATCTATGGTATGGGAGCACCAATAGCCATGAAGGAAAATATCATCTCCATTAAGAAGGGACAAGTCATCGATCGTAATGATTTTTTAAGACGTTTGGTCGATGCGCTTTATATGCGTAATGACATCGAACTACAGCGTGGAAACTTCCGTGTGAAGGGTGATACGGTGGATATTGCGATGGCTTATAACGACAATGTCCTGCGTATTACGTGGTGGGATGATGAGGTAGACTCTATCGAAGAGGTGGATGCTGTCGATTTCCATCGCCTTGCTACCTTCGATGCTTACGAGATTTACCCAGCCAATCTCTTTGTTACGTCTAAGGAACAGACTGAAGGAGCTATTCGTCAGATACAAGATGACTTGGTGAAGCAAGTTGATTTCTTCACCGAGATAGGGGATAACATTAAGGCACAACGTATCAAAGAACGTGTGGAGTATGACATTGAGATGATTAAGGAACTCGGTCATTGCTCTGGTATTGAGAACTATTCACGCTATTTTGATGGTAGAGAGGCGGGAATGCGTCCTTACTGTTTGTTAGACTTTTTCCCAGAAGATTACTTAATGGTGATTGATGAGAGTCATGTGAGTGTACCGCAGATTTCAGCGATGTATGGTGGCGACCGTGCCCGCAAGAAAAATCTTGTGGAATATGGTTTCCGTCTTCCTGCAGCCTTTGACAACCGTCCGCTTCGTTTCGAGGAGTTTCATGATTTGATTCATCAGATTATCTATGTGTCGGCTACCCCAGCTGACTTCGAGTTGGCAGAGTCGGAAGGTGTTGTCGTTGAGCAGCTTATCCGTCCTACTGGTTTGCTCGACCCAGAGATAGAGGTGCGCCCATCAGAGAATCAGATTGATGACTTGATGAACGAAATCGTTATTCGAGCAGAGAAAGAAGAGCGTGTTTTGGTGACGACACTGACCAAACGAATGGCAGAGGAGTTGACCGAATACCTGCTGAACCACGATATTCGTACGGCTTATATCCACAGTGATGTTGCCAGTTTGGACCGTATCAAGATTATCAACGACCTCCGTGCGGGTATCTATGATGTCCTTGTGGGTGTCAATCTCTTGCGTGAGGGATTAGACTTGCCAGAGGTTTCATTGGTTGCTATCCTTGATGCCGATAAAGAAGGTTTCCTTCGCAGTCATAGAAGTTTGACACAGACGGCAGGACGTGCAGCACGTAACGTGAACGGAAAGGTGATTATGTATGCTGATAACATTACGGAGAGTATGCAGAAGACCATTGATGAGACGATGCGTAGACGTACGAAACAGCTGAAATACAACGAGAAAAACAATATTACACCAACTCAGATTATCAAAGCGATTAAGGGAACACTGCCAGTGGGTGGTGAATCGAATCTCACCGCACAGACAGCTTCTATCGGTAGGAATGTCGGACAGGCTTACGTTGAACCAAATAATGGTATTCTCTTTGCTGCTGACCCAATTGTTGCGAAGATGAGTAAGGCACAGTTGGAGAAGAGTATTGCTAATACAACTGTCCTCATGAAGCAGGCAGCAAAAGACCTTGACTTCCTGCAGGCAGCGCAGTATCGTGATGAGATAATACGTTTGCAGAAGGAGTTGGAGGGGAAATAA
- a CDS encoding nucleoside deaminase produces MTKEELMRRAIKLSADSVRDGGGPFGAVIARNGEIIAEGSNGVTIYNDPTAHAEASTIRKACQILNTFDLSGCEIYTSCEPCPMCFGAIYWAHLDKIYYANDRKDAADIGFDDDFIYQEIAVQPQYRKKPSEILLRNEALEVFKQWTAKTDKTEY; encoded by the coding sequence ATGACGAAAGAAGAATTGATGCGAAGAGCTATTAAACTCTCTGCCGACAGTGTACGTGATGGGGGCGGTCCATTTGGTGCTGTCATTGCCCGTAACGGCGAAATTATTGCCGAAGGAAGCAATGGTGTGACCATTTACAACGACCCTACAGCGCATGCGGAAGCCTCTACAATCCGCAAAGCGTGCCAGATATTGAATACCTTTGACCTCAGTGGTTGCGAAATTTATACCTCTTGCGAACCTTGTCCGATGTGTTTTGGCGCAATCTATTGGGCACACCTCGATAAGATCTACTATGCCAACGACCGCAAAGATGCTGCCGACATTGGTTTTGATGACGATTTCATTTATCAGGAGATAGCCGTACAACCGCAATATCGCAAGAAGCCTTCAGAAATCCTTTTGCGAAATGAAGCGTTAGAAGTCTTTAAGCAATGGACAGCAAAGACGGATAAAACAGAATATTGA
- the menA gene encoding 1,4-dihydroxy-2-naphthoate octaprenyltransferase — MISENDKIKTNSLSAWVLAARPKTLTGAMVPVMIGTGWAWKLSGGENFRVIPAILCFLFAFLMQIDSNFINDYFDCLKGNDDRATRLGPKRACSEGWITLPAMRIGLVVTSLLASLVGIPLIFFGGWEMILVGVACVLFAFLYTTYFSYLGLGDVLVLVFFGIVPVVFTTYVILPHHSQALCFEVIMSGIICGLVIDTLLVVNNYRDRENDKRDGKITLIVRIGEKKAEKLYLALGLMTYFQLLLLLFSGERDNLLSFIFMFIIFIPYGILHYKTAMQMKQIKKGKELNIILAQTARNMFIYGIATTIALVGL; from the coding sequence GTGATTTCAGAGAATGACAAGATAAAGACCAACAGTCTTTCTGCATGGGTACTTGCTGCGCGTCCGAAGACGCTCACAGGTGCAATGGTACCTGTAATGATAGGAACTGGTTGGGCTTGGAAGCTAAGTGGTGGGGAGAACTTTCGGGTTATCCCTGCCATTCTTTGTTTTCTCTTTGCCTTTCTGATGCAGATAGACTCCAACTTCATCAATGACTACTTCGATTGTTTGAAAGGTAACGATGATCGTGCCACTCGTTTAGGTCCGAAGCGGGCTTGTTCTGAGGGTTGGATAACCCTCCCTGCCATGCGCATAGGACTTGTTGTCACTTCTTTATTAGCCTCTCTTGTTGGTATTCCCCTCATCTTCTTTGGTGGTTGGGAAATGATACTTGTTGGTGTAGCCTGTGTTCTCTTTGCCTTCCTCTACACCACTTACTTCTCTTATCTCGGCTTAGGCGATGTCTTGGTGTTAGTATTCTTTGGTATTGTCCCCGTCGTTTTCACCACCTATGTCATCCTTCCTCACCATTCTCAAGCCCTGTGTTTTGAGGTAATTATGTCGGGAATTATCTGCGGTTTGGTGATAGACACCCTCCTTGTTGTCAATAACTATCGTGATAGAGAGAATGATAAACGTGACGGAAAGATAACCCTCATTGTGAGAATAGGCGAGAAAAAGGCAGAAAAGCTATACTTAGCATTAGGTCTTATGACCTATTTTCAGTTGCTTCTCCTTCTCTTTTCAGGTGAGAGAGACAATCTCCTCTCCTTTATTTTCATGTTCATAATCTTCATACCTTATGGTATCTTGCATTACAAAACAGCCATGCAAATGAAGCAAATAAAGAAAGGTAAGGAGCTAAATATCATCTTGGCACAAACCGCTCGGAACATGTTTATCTATGGTATAGCAACCACGATTGCATTAGTTGGTTTATAA